One region of Exiguobacterium acetylicum genomic DNA includes:
- a CDS encoding class I SAM-dependent methyltransferase: MEPLEKLYKELTRQTKQIERDLDMPYLEALTTVIDRLNDRHTENVDKEVIRKAVSLAILEGMKQAQPNHLPTPDSVALFAGYLIGKLVGKEDIRLLELGSGTGGMLHAVLSQLSTGTSAEAVEVDETLIRLSAAVTELLDYPVTYTHQDALRPLLLDPVDLAMADLPVGYYPDEEAAASYILKRDEGMSYSHFLLIEQAMQYVKPGGFGVFVIPNGLFQHDTEGKLKQYFESKAHVIGILQLPLTMFKQEQAAKSYLIVRNHLAGMKMPKQALLAELPSFTDARAFGGMVKQIDEWINTELK, encoded by the coding sequence ATGGAGCCGTTAGAAAAGTTATATAAGGAATTAACACGTCAAACAAAACAAATCGAACGTGATCTTGATATGCCCTATTTAGAAGCGTTGACGACGGTGATTGATCGATTGAACGATCGTCATACTGAAAATGTAGACAAAGAGGTCATTCGGAAGGCAGTATCGCTTGCTATTCTAGAAGGGATGAAACAAGCGCAACCGAACCATTTGCCGACGCCAGATAGCGTCGCTTTGTTTGCTGGTTATCTAATCGGGAAATTGGTAGGTAAGGAGGACATCCGACTACTTGAGTTGGGGAGTGGGACAGGTGGCATGTTACATGCTGTCTTAAGTCAGCTTTCGACAGGTACATCTGCTGAGGCGGTCGAGGTGGATGAGACATTGATTCGTTTATCGGCAGCGGTAACGGAATTACTCGACTATCCAGTCACGTATACCCATCAAGATGCGTTACGACCATTATTGTTAGATCCAGTTGATCTTGCGATGGCTGATCTTCCTGTCGGTTATTATCCGGATGAAGAGGCTGCCGCTTCTTACATCTTGAAACGAGATGAAGGCATGAGCTACAGTCATTTCTTGTTGATTGAACAAGCGATGCAATACGTCAAACCAGGTGGATTCGGTGTCTTCGTCATTCCGAACGGTCTGTTCCAGCATGATACGGAAGGGAAGTTGAAACAGTACTTCGAATCAAAAGCGCATGTCATCGGTATTTTGCAGTTGCCGCTCACGATGTTCAAACAAGAACAGGCAGCAAAAAGTTATTTGATCGTCCGTAATCATTTGGCCGGTATGAAGATGCCAAAACAAGCATTGCTTGCTGAGTTGCCATCGTTCACAGATGCCCGCGCGTTTGGTGGTATGGTGAAACAGATTGATGAATGGATTAACACAGAATTAAAATGA
- the tpx gene encoding thiol peroxidase: protein MATFKGNPITLQGTAVQVGQTAPDFQVLANDLSPVTRDTYQGVRIISVVPSIDTGVCDAQTRKFNEEAATIEGVTVMTVSNDLPFAQRRWCASSGLDQVVTLSDHRDLSFGTQYGVAIEELRLLARSVFVLDSNNEITYVEYLEESTDEVNFEAALAAAREAK from the coding sequence ATGGCAACGTTTAAAGGAAATCCAATCACACTTCAAGGTACGGCGGTTCAAGTCGGACAAACAGCACCTGACTTTCAAGTGTTAGCTAACGACTTATCACCGGTAACACGTGATACATATCAAGGTGTTCGGATCATCAGCGTCGTCCCATCAATCGATACAGGCGTTTGTGATGCACAGACACGTAAATTCAATGAAGAAGCAGCAACAATCGAAGGTGTGACGGTCATGACGGTCTCAAACGACCTTCCATTCGCACAACGTCGCTGGTGCGCATCAAGCGGTCTCGATCAAGTCGTGACGTTGTCTGATCACCGTGATCTTTCATTCGGTACACAGTATGGCGTAGCCATCGAAGAATTACGCCTGCTTGCCCGTTCTGTTTTCGTTCTTGATTCAAACAACGAGATTACGTACGTTGAATATCTTGAAGAATCAACAGACGAAGTCAATTTCGAAGCAGCACTCGCTGCAGCACGTGAAGCGAAGTAA
- a CDS encoding NAD kinase, giving the protein MARNNVYLYYRNTQRHETQVRKLIDVGTRYGLNVVQDHRQANIIVSIGGDGAFLQAARFTGFRDDAIYVGFAEGPNSFYCDFDINDLSAVEAIFKETGNRVSDGEIEVRRYPLLEASINGGPPMLCLNECSVKSSIIKSLAIEVYIDDFLFETFRGDGMVISTPTGSTAYNKSLSGAIVDPLIHCLQVSEIASVNNNRYRTLGSAFVLNRGRKLSLRIIEDGNDYPIIGMDNEALSLTRTDSVDIQLSEKELKTVKLTNNTFWHKIQRSFL; this is encoded by the coding sequence ATGGCTCGAAATAATGTCTACCTGTACTACCGAAATACACAAAGACACGAGACGCAGGTGCGAAAGTTGATTGATGTCGGTACACGATACGGTCTGAACGTCGTCCAAGATCACCGACAAGCAAACATCATCGTCTCGATTGGTGGAGATGGGGCTTTCTTGCAAGCGGCACGCTTCACAGGTTTCCGTGATGATGCGATCTATGTTGGATTCGCTGAAGGACCAAACTCGTTCTACTGTGATTTTGATATCAATGATCTTTCTGCGGTCGAAGCGATCTTTAAAGAGACAGGCAACCGTGTCTCGGATGGTGAAATCGAAGTACGTCGTTATCCACTGCTCGAAGCATCCATCAACGGTGGACCACCGATGCTCTGTCTGAACGAATGTTCCGTGAAGTCGAGCATCATCAAATCACTCGCAATCGAAGTCTATATCGACGACTTCCTGTTTGAGACATTCCGCGGGGATGGAATGGTCATCTCAACACCAACGGGCTCTACGGCTTATAATAAGTCACTCTCTGGTGCGATCGTCGATCCATTGATTCACTGTCTTCAAGTCAGCGAAATTGCTTCCGTCAACAACAACCGATACCGGACACTCGGTTCTGCTTTCGTACTGAACCGTGGACGGAAACTTTCGTTACGCATCATCGAGGACGGAAACGACTATCCGATCATCGGGATGGATAACGAAGCACTCAGTCTCACACGAACAGATTCAGTCGATATCCAGCTTTCTGAAAAAGAACTGAAAACCGTCAAATTGACGAACAATACATTTTGGCATAAGATTCAACGCTCGTTCTTATGA
- a CDS encoding MerR family transcriptional regulator encodes MMYSTQEIAKLTGVTKRTLYHYETIGLLVPKRTNAGHRSYSREDLLRLQQILLYRSLDFPLSEIQRLLTQSDSNHHTTLKKQIALLQEKASHYQMLARLAEQTLLTLKGGLPMKDEQLFRGLRHEEIVTHEKQHADEVQQHYGDTDAYRISAKRQQQRTPKEKEQLSSMHKQLDQRLTTLYRDGHATTDPDVQQVVKEQHDFIDTYYYPCALPLFASLGQMYVSDERFRAYYDAYAPGLSTFYSEAISHYAQTSH; translated from the coding sequence ATGATGTATTCCACTCAGGAAATCGCAAAACTGACCGGCGTCACCAAACGAACACTCTATCATTATGAGACGATCGGTCTCCTCGTGCCAAAGCGTACCAATGCTGGTCACCGAAGTTACAGCAGAGAGGATCTTTTACGTTTACAACAAATCCTGCTCTACCGCTCTCTTGATTTCCCACTGTCAGAAATCCAAAGATTACTCACGCAATCTGATTCCAATCATCATACGACACTGAAAAAGCAGATTGCACTCCTTCAAGAAAAAGCTTCGCATTATCAAATGCTTGCCCGACTCGCTGAACAGACATTACTCACCTTAAAAGGAGGACTCCCGATGAAAGACGAACAATTATTCCGCGGTTTGCGCCACGAAGAAATCGTTACGCATGAAAAGCAACATGCAGATGAAGTCCAGCAACACTACGGTGACACTGACGCCTATCGAATCAGTGCAAAAAGACAACAACAACGAACACCGAAAGAGAAAGAACAACTGAGCAGCATGCATAAGCAACTCGATCAGCGCTTGACGACCCTTTACCGCGACGGGCACGCGACGACGGATCCGGACGTTCAACAAGTCGTCAAAGAACAACATGATTTCATCGATACGTACTATTACCCGTGCGCATTACCTCTCTTTGCCTCACTCGGTCAGATGTATGTGTCTGACGAACGATTCCGTGCCTATTACGATGCGTATGCCCCCGGACTATCCACGTTCTATTCGGAAGCTATTTCACACTATGCGCAAACATCACACTAA
- a CDS encoding amidohydrolase, whose product MGTLYVNGLIRTMAHEEDVHSAMFVEKTRIIAMGDEGKLRRRFGRRIDQIHDLNGKAVYPAFTDAHIHLIGYGEAINRVDASRYTTLEALGQAFLKAEPVNGIHVAEGYDETKLDRVPTKAWLNQLFPDAPALLKRTDRHTALVNDVLFQQLGYKASTVIEGGKVGLSDNGEADGFLYDAALEPLYALQAGNLERNKASLRSAIKNLHQYGIIAAHTEDLSYHGDVADILQAYKEVTQETGFHTHLLVHHLVIDEFVQQQPTLPSTMSIGAMKLFVDGALGGRTALLGRGYSDDPTTRGIEVHTPEQLEQLVKRARSYGFTVAAHVIGDLAIERFVQVLEKYPAPKGKRDRIIHATVVRPETLARIRKLPVLIDVQPVFLLDDADFIVDRLGLNRLDWSYRLRSLAETGALLCGGADAPISDPDVRRSLYAATEGTAGRVNKTNETLSMFEALLLFTKNPHLATETHGRKGLLLPGYDADFVIFDEDFYRLRGEAILNNRLVETVQAGKTVYQAEAALV is encoded by the coding sequence ATGGGAACACTATACGTAAACGGATTGATTCGAACGATGGCACACGAAGAGGATGTCCATTCAGCGATGTTCGTCGAGAAAACGCGGATCATCGCGATGGGGGATGAAGGAAAGCTACGCCGCCGTTTCGGTAGACGTATTGATCAGATTCACGATTTGAACGGAAAAGCTGTATATCCAGCCTTTACGGATGCACATATTCATCTGATCGGTTACGGGGAAGCGATCAATCGTGTTGATGCCTCGCGTTATACGACGCTTGAAGCGTTAGGACAAGCTTTTCTCAAGGCGGAACCAGTCAATGGGATCCATGTGGCAGAAGGCTATGACGAAACGAAGCTTGATCGTGTACCAACGAAAGCATGGCTCAATCAGTTGTTCCCTGACGCACCTGCCTTGTTGAAACGAACGGACCGTCATACAGCACTCGTCAACGATGTCTTATTCCAACAGCTCGGATATAAAGCGTCAACCGTCATCGAAGGTGGAAAGGTCGGTTTATCGGATAATGGAGAAGCTGACGGATTCTTGTACGATGCGGCGCTTGAACCTTTATATGCGTTACAAGCTGGAAACTTGGAACGGAATAAAGCGTCCCTTCGATCAGCGATTAAGAACTTACACCAATATGGCATCATTGCGGCACACACAGAAGACTTGTCGTATCACGGGGATGTCGCGGACATCTTGCAAGCTTATAAGGAAGTGACGCAAGAAACGGGCTTCCATACGCATCTGCTCGTGCATCATCTTGTCATCGATGAGTTCGTGCAACAACAACCTACTTTACCGTCAACGATGTCCATCGGTGCGATGAAACTGTTCGTCGACGGCGCGCTCGGAGGACGAACAGCTCTTCTCGGTCGTGGTTATTCCGATGATCCGACGACACGCGGCATCGAAGTGCATACGCCGGAACAACTCGAACAACTCGTCAAACGCGCACGTAGTTACGGATTCACAGTCGCGGCACATGTCATCGGTGATTTAGCAATCGAGCGGTTCGTACAGGTGCTCGAGAAGTATCCGGCACCAAAAGGGAAACGAGATCGCATCATTCATGCGACGGTCGTCCGACCAGAAACGCTTGCGCGAATTCGGAAGTTACCGGTCTTGATTGACGTTCAACCAGTCTTTTTATTGGATGACGCCGACTTCATCGTCGATCGACTCGGCTTGAACCGCTTAGACTGGAGTTATCGTTTACGTTCGTTAGCTGAGACCGGCGCACTATTGTGCGGTGGAGCAGATGCGCCGATCTCTGACCCCGATGTCCGACGGTCGCTTTATGCAGCGACGGAAGGAACGGCAGGGCGTGTCAATAAGACGAACGAGACGTTATCGATGTTTGAAGCCTTGTTGCTCTTTACGAAGAATCCACATCTCGCGACGGAAACACACGGTCGAAAAGGATTGCTCTTACCAGGCTATGATGCCGACTTCGTCATCTTTGATGAAGACTTCTATCGCTTGCGTGGGGAAGCCATCTTGAATAACCGTTTGGTCGAGACAGTCCAAGCTGGAAAAACCGTTTATCAGGCGGAAGCCGCGTTAGTGTGA
- the ezrA gene encoding septation ring formation regulator EzrA produces the protein MWAWVIGVIVIVLLVMLFSMISRKKYYTKIDELDMRKQGIVSASIPKELQDLKQLPMAGETETKFSSWHQAWEELLTVHVAQIDETLYRAEEALDKYRFIAVKNDLEVTEQLIAELEGLIDEMLVEMSTFKTNQSVLAELKAQGEADSGQVRKSLLIQANSFGPALARLEERSEQIDAHWNEMCQYEASGEVTKAYETSLLLEQEVATTRQLVELVPKQWKILAHELRQRIDQLGAGYKEMSLDGYPLEPLGLQSEIKRFEEQRLSLSEKIEMLEIDGLEEAIQQLSADVDQMYDTFRREVDARHQVKKENQFLKQKALRMRERIHQLAQEFSILREKYEISADLGIHYETIQRDEELLFEAAKDLDESIAGKIIPFSMLEDQMRDAIRLEEQLMIQYERFTVELQALRKEETEVRERIVEWRHQLSQTRLRLKRLGLPNLPAEVEEALRNANRSLQTLETRLEELPFNVRSIVAQSQDVQETFKHVQERLDTLVFEVTYAERLVQYANRYRRHDNEIHMSLTIAETKFLAGDYERTIVLAERVLNEYDPAAIERIKRSCAPEETLHV, from the coding sequence ATGTGGGCATGGGTGATCGGAGTCATCGTCATCGTATTACTCGTCATGCTGTTTAGCATGATCAGTCGAAAAAAATACTACACGAAAATCGATGAACTTGATATGCGCAAACAAGGCATCGTCAGTGCATCGATTCCAAAGGAGTTGCAGGACTTAAAGCAACTACCGATGGCGGGTGAGACGGAGACGAAGTTCAGCTCCTGGCATCAAGCGTGGGAAGAGTTATTAACGGTCCACGTCGCCCAAATCGATGAGACCCTTTACCGGGCGGAGGAAGCGCTCGATAAATATCGGTTCATCGCCGTCAAGAATGACCTCGAAGTAACGGAACAATTGATTGCAGAACTCGAAGGGTTGATCGATGAGATGCTCGTCGAGATGTCGACGTTCAAGACGAATCAATCGGTTCTAGCCGAACTGAAAGCGCAAGGGGAAGCCGATTCAGGGCAAGTTCGGAAATCATTATTGATTCAAGCGAACTCATTTGGTCCGGCGCTTGCGCGTCTAGAAGAACGAAGTGAACAAATCGACGCGCACTGGAATGAGATGTGTCAGTACGAAGCTTCAGGTGAAGTGACGAAGGCGTATGAAACAAGCTTGTTACTCGAGCAAGAAGTAGCAACGACGCGTCAACTCGTCGAACTTGTACCGAAACAATGGAAGATTCTCGCTCATGAATTGCGTCAACGGATTGATCAGCTCGGAGCAGGTTATAAGGAAATGTCGTTAGATGGGTATCCACTTGAACCACTCGGTCTTCAATCCGAGATTAAACGGTTCGAGGAACAACGTCTGAGCCTTTCTGAAAAAATCGAAATGCTAGAAATCGACGGTTTGGAAGAGGCGATTCAACAGTTATCGGCCGATGTGGATCAAATGTATGATACGTTCCGTCGTGAGGTCGATGCGCGTCATCAAGTGAAAAAAGAAAACCAATTTTTGAAACAAAAAGCGCTACGGATGCGTGAACGGATTCATCAGTTGGCACAAGAATTTAGTATCTTACGTGAAAAATATGAAATCTCAGCAGATCTAGGGATTCACTATGAGACGATCCAGCGTGACGAAGAGCTACTGTTTGAAGCAGCGAAAGATCTTGATGAGTCGATTGCCGGAAAAATCATCCCGTTCAGTATGCTCGAAGATCAGATGCGCGATGCGATTCGCCTCGAAGAACAGTTGATGATTCAGTACGAACGCTTTACGGTCGAACTCCAAGCACTTCGAAAAGAAGAGACGGAAGTTCGCGAACGAATCGTCGAATGGCGTCATCAGCTGTCGCAGACACGTCTCCGTCTGAAACGACTCGGATTACCAAACTTACCAGCTGAGGTGGAAGAAGCGCTTCGAAATGCGAATCGTTCACTGCAGACGCTTGAAACACGGTTAGAGGAGTTACCGTTTAACGTTCGATCGATCGTCGCACAAAGTCAAGACGTCCAAGAAACGTTTAAACATGTGCAAGAACGGTTAGATACATTAGTGTTCGAAGTCACGTATGCCGAACGGCTCGTCCAGTATGCGAACCGATACCGTCGCCACGACAACGAGATACATATGTCGCTGACGATCGCGGAAACGAAGTTCTTAGCGGGAGACTATGAACGAACGATTGTCTTAGCGGAACGTGTCCTAAATGAATACGATCCGGCCGCGATCGAACGTATTAAACGGTCGTGTGCACCAGAAGAAACATTGCACGTTTAA
- a CDS encoding GAF domain-containing protein, whose translation MFETKTYEGDRTKQYDMLSKQLDALLMGEDNQVANLSNASALLNQFLDRINWVGFYLTDTEQNQLVLGPFQGLPACVRIPFGRGVCGTSAAEQTTQRIEDVHQFPGHIACDAASNSEIVIPLVKDGQTIGVLDIDSPEFNRFDEVDQAGLEAFCTTLLRHL comes from the coding sequence ATGTTCGAAACAAAGACATATGAAGGTGACCGGACAAAACAATACGACATGCTCTCAAAACAACTCGATGCGCTATTAATGGGAGAAGACAATCAAGTTGCAAACTTATCGAATGCGAGCGCGTTGCTCAACCAGTTCCTCGACCGTATCAACTGGGTCGGCTTCTATTTGACGGATACGGAGCAAAACCAACTCGTCCTCGGACCGTTCCAAGGACTTCCAGCTTGCGTCCGTATTCCATTCGGTCGTGGCGTCTGCGGAACGTCCGCAGCAGAACAGACGACACAACGAATCGAAGATGTGCATCAGTTCCCAGGTCACATCGCATGTGACGCGGCTTCGAATTCAGAAATCGTCATTCCACTCGTCAAAGACGGACAAACAATCGGTGTCCTTGATATCGACAGCCCAGAATTCAACCGTTTCGACGAAGTCGATCAAGCTGGTCTAGAAGCATTCTGTACGACACTGCTTCGCCATCTGTAA
- the rpsD gene encoding 30S ribosomal protein S4, giving the protein MARYTGPAWKLSRRLGISLTETGKEIAKRPYAPGQHGNSRRKVSEYGLQLQAKQTLRHMYGVNERQFNRIFNDAGKMPGIHGENFMFLLEARLDNVVYRMGMARTRRAARQLVNHGHIQVDGQRVDIPSFRVKPGQTISVREKSKNFVVIKEALEVAPATKDFVTFDAEKLEGTFVRLPERSELNDQIQEQLVVEYYSR; this is encoded by the coding sequence ATGGCTCGCTATACAGGTCCAGCTTGGAAACTCTCACGTCGTCTCGGTATCTCACTTACTGAAACAGGAAAAGAAATCGCAAAACGCCCTTACGCACCAGGTCAACACGGTAACAGCCGTCGTAAAGTATCTGAGTACGGTCTTCAACTTCAAGCGAAGCAAACACTTCGTCACATGTACGGAGTAAACGAACGCCAATTCAACCGTATCTTCAACGATGCTGGCAAAATGCCTGGTATCCACGGTGAGAACTTCATGTTCTTACTCGAAGCACGTCTTGATAACGTCGTTTACCGTATGGGTATGGCTCGTACACGTCGTGCTGCTCGTCAGCTCGTCAACCACGGTCACATCCAAGTTGATGGACAACGCGTTGATATCCCATCATTCCGCGTGAAACCAGGTCAAACGATCTCAGTTCGCGAAAAATCGAAGAACTTTGTCGTTATCAAAGAAGCACTCGAAGTTGCTCCAGCAACTAAAGACTTCGTTACTTTCGATGCTGAGAAGCTCGAAGGAACATTCGTCCGTCTTCCTGAGCGTTCTGAATTGAACGATCAAATCCAAGAACAACTCGTCGTCGAGTACTACTCACGTTAA
- a CDS encoding biotin transporter BioY produces the protein MKTRDLTFIALGAAIIAAVSSLPQIQLVGAVPITLQMLAIMTVSAILGGKRGGLAVLIFLLLAAAGLPVLGGKGGLAPFVGPTVGYLIAFPIAGFFIGLVAEKTRRFVPLFIGMIVFGLGLVYLLGTFGLMAVLDLSFKDAFAINYPFILWDTIKAVIATTIAVRLLPLRLFRTA, from the coding sequence ATGAAAACTAGAGATTTAACTTTCATCGCCCTTGGTGCTGCCATCATCGCAGCCGTCAGCTCTTTGCCACAAATTCAACTCGTCGGCGCTGTTCCAATCACGCTCCAGATGCTCGCGATCATGACGGTCAGCGCGATTCTCGGTGGAAAACGTGGTGGACTCGCTGTCTTAATCTTCTTATTACTCGCAGCAGCTGGTCTACCGGTGCTTGGCGGAAAAGGCGGACTAGCCCCATTCGTCGGACCAACCGTTGGTTATTTGATTGCCTTTCCGATCGCTGGATTCTTCATCGGACTTGTTGCTGAAAAAACGCGTCGCTTCGTTCCCCTCTTCATCGGGATGATCGTCTTTGGTCTTGGTTTAGTCTACCTGCTTGGAACATTTGGTCTAATGGCTGTACTCGATCTATCGTTCAAAGATGCTTTTGCGATTAACTATCCTTTCATCTTATGGGATACGATCAAAGCTGTCATCGCCACGACGATTGCCGTTCGCTTGTTGCCAC